One region of Microbacterium sufflavum genomic DNA includes:
- a CDS encoding VWA domain-containing protein — MIFQPVLPLILVVLLCGAVAAAAVWMLVRAPRAGGERVTDRRAIAAHRSLWALRLLMVLACFAMLLRPGIPGGATQTLATDTDVVLVVDTTASIVAEDWDEGSPRLDGVRADVRELVAQYPGARFAMITSDASAQLRMPLTTDTTALIGSLDVLRPEVTSQSRGSSIGVAAGLLEDTLRSAAEASPDRSRMVFYLGDGEQTTGTTPESFDKSAKYTDAGAVFGYGTAEGGPMRVTSGGVSGGEGEYIQYEGSDALSVIDEQNLQTVAEQLGVEYQHRTADTEPVLPEAPSTTTSYAESGEVGNVTELYWIAALVLLALLGVELLRATTLIARLRGLAPARRRDSVDPAPARDGGGA, encoded by the coding sequence GTGATCTTCCAGCCCGTCCTCCCCCTGATCCTCGTGGTGCTGCTGTGCGGTGCCGTGGCCGCCGCCGCGGTGTGGATGCTGGTGCGCGCACCCCGGGCCGGCGGCGAGCGCGTGACCGACCGCCGTGCGATCGCCGCGCACCGCTCGCTATGGGCCCTGCGACTGCTGATGGTGCTCGCGTGCTTCGCGATGCTGCTGCGCCCGGGCATCCCCGGCGGCGCGACCCAGACCCTCGCGACCGACACCGACGTCGTGCTGGTGGTCGACACCACCGCCAGCATCGTCGCGGAGGACTGGGACGAGGGCTCTCCGCGGCTCGACGGGGTGCGCGCCGACGTGCGCGAGCTGGTCGCGCAGTACCCGGGCGCACGGTTCGCGATGATCACCTCCGACGCGTCCGCCCAGCTGCGGATGCCGCTGACCACCGACACCACCGCGCTGATCGGTTCGCTCGACGTGCTGCGCCCCGAGGTCACCAGCCAGTCGCGCGGCAGTTCGATCGGGGTCGCCGCCGGGCTGCTGGAGGACACGCTGCGCTCCGCCGCCGAGGCCTCGCCGGACCGGTCGCGCATGGTGTTCTACCTCGGCGACGGCGAGCAGACCACGGGCACCACGCCCGAGTCGTTCGACAAGAGCGCGAAGTACACGGATGCGGGGGCGGTGTTCGGCTACGGCACCGCGGAGGGCGGTCCGATGCGGGTGACGAGCGGTGGCGTGAGCGGCGGCGAGGGCGAGTACATCCAGTACGAGGGCTCGGACGCGCTGTCGGTGATCGACGAGCAGAACCTGCAGACCGTCGCCGAGCAACTGGGCGTGGAGTACCAGCACCGCACCGCCGACACCGAGCCCGTGCTGCCGGAGGCGCCGTCGACCACGACCAGCTACGCCGAATCGGGCGAGGTCGGCAACGTCACAGAGCTGTACTGGATCGCGGCGCTCGTGCTGCTCGCGCTCCTCGGGGTCGAGCTGCTGCGGGCGACCACGCTCATCGCGCGGCTCCGGGGACTCGCACCCGCCCGCCGCCGCGACTCCGTCGACCCCGCACCCGCGAGAGACGGAGGCGGCGCATGA
- a CDS encoding VWA domain-containing protein, whose amino-acid sequence MALANVWMLILAAAVVVVAVAVGLVLGLRRRGGRAAGDTARVARAERLRTLPSFRQALSRRVLALSGILALGAVAALVAGVVAARPMAAQTIQPVNSSRDIMLCLDVSGSMSEVDVEVLSVFEELLDGFEGERIGLTIFNSSPVQIFPLTDDYDFIREHLTSMVSSFDYVDRIPEHWVGTLNGDGASLIGDGLAACAMGFDHPDDDRSRSVIFATDNEVNGASIVTLQEAAAYAASNGVRVFAINPVEGKDAAVSAELTAAAEATGGAAFGLRDTTTVSDIVDQVQEQDATALRGEAQVVWTDAPNLWIAVLSVVALGFVLLAWRVRL is encoded by the coding sequence ATGGCACTAGCGAACGTGTGGATGCTGATCCTCGCCGCGGCCGTCGTGGTCGTGGCGGTCGCGGTCGGGCTCGTGCTGGGGTTGCGGCGGCGGGGCGGTCGTGCGGCCGGTGACACCGCGCGGGTCGCGCGAGCCGAACGGCTGCGCACGCTGCCGTCGTTCCGCCAGGCGCTGTCACGGCGCGTGCTCGCACTGTCGGGGATCCTGGCGCTCGGCGCGGTCGCGGCGCTCGTGGCCGGCGTGGTGGCCGCGCGACCCATGGCCGCGCAGACCATCCAGCCGGTCAACAGCAGCCGCGACATCATGCTGTGCCTCGACGTGTCGGGGTCGATGAGCGAGGTCGACGTCGAGGTGCTGTCGGTGTTCGAGGAGTTGCTGGACGGCTTCGAGGGCGAGCGCATCGGGCTGACGATCTTCAACAGCTCTCCCGTGCAGATCTTCCCCCTGACCGACGACTACGACTTCATCCGCGAGCACCTGACGAGCATGGTGTCGAGCTTCGACTACGTCGACCGCATCCCCGAGCACTGGGTCGGGACCCTCAACGGCGACGGCGCCTCGCTGATCGGCGACGGCCTGGCCGCGTGCGCGATGGGCTTCGACCATCCCGACGACGACCGGTCGCGGTCGGTGATCTTCGCGACGGACAACGAGGTGAACGGCGCCTCGATCGTGACGCTGCAGGAGGCGGCGGCGTACGCCGCGTCGAACGGCGTGCGGGTTTTCGCGATCAACCCGGTCGAGGGCAAGGACGCCGCGGTGAGCGCCGAGCTGACCGCCGCCGCCGAGGCCACCGGCGGCGCGGCCTTCGGTCTGCGCGACACCACGACCGTGTCGGACATCGTCGACCAGGTGCAGGAGCAGGACGCGACGGCGTTGCGCGGTGAGGCGCAGGTGGTGTGGACCGACGCCCCGAACCTGTGGATCGCGGTGCTGTCGGTCGTGGCGCTCGGCTTCGTGCTGCTGGCGTGGAGGGTGCGACTGTGA
- a CDS encoding DUF58 domain-containing protein: MASLITQVKSKLFIHSSRKSLHALDGAYASLLHGRSLDFEDLRKYEYGDQVRDIDWRATARLGTPLVKRSRATRMHTVMFVVDTGRSMAALAADERSKKELAILATGALGVLTLRHGDDFTVVYGDASRVRRLAPGRSEGALEHALRTLDRAVDDAAAPSDRDALLSFVTRTVARRMIVVVLTDEAPVTSETERLLRRLRVQHDVLWLTLRDADPVLDHRTGRLRVDVDSRWQVPDFVQGDRGIVQELTAQRDADAARLADLLTRMEISHAALDGQDDAVSQLLRLLNRRSNARL, from the coding sequence ATGGCCAGCCTGATCACCCAGGTGAAGAGCAAGCTCTTCATCCACTCGTCGCGCAAATCCCTGCACGCGCTCGACGGCGCCTACGCGTCGCTGCTGCACGGACGGAGCCTCGACTTCGAGGACCTGCGCAAGTACGAGTACGGCGATCAGGTGCGCGACATCGACTGGCGCGCGACCGCCCGGCTGGGCACGCCGCTGGTGAAGCGGTCGCGGGCCACGCGCATGCACACCGTGATGTTCGTGGTGGACACCGGTCGCTCGATGGCCGCCCTGGCCGCCGACGAGCGCTCGAAGAAGGAGCTCGCGATCCTGGCCACCGGGGCCCTCGGCGTGCTCACGCTGCGCCACGGCGACGACTTCACCGTGGTCTACGGCGATGCGTCCAGGGTGCGCCGCCTGGCTCCCGGTCGCAGCGAGGGCGCCCTCGAGCACGCCCTGCGCACACTCGATCGCGCGGTGGACGACGCGGCGGCCCCGAGCGACCGCGACGCGCTGCTGTCGTTCGTCACCCGCACCGTCGCCCGCCGCATGATCGTGGTCGTGCTCACCGACGAGGCCCCGGTCACCTCCGAGACCGAGCGACTGCTGCGGAGGCTGCGCGTGCAGCACGACGTGCTGTGGCTCACGCTGCGCGACGCCGACCCCGTGCTCGACCACCGCACCGGGCGGCTGCGCGTCGACGTGGACAGCCGGTGGCAGGTGCCCGACTTCGTGCAGGGCGACCGCGGCATCGTGCAGGAGCTCACGGCGCAGCGCGATGCCGACGCCGCCCGCCTCGCCGACCTCCTCACCCGCATGGAGATCAGCCACGCCGCGCTCGACGGACAGGACGACGCCGTGTCGCAGCTGCTGCGGCTGCTGAACCGGAGGTCGAATGCCCGGCTCTGA
- a CDS encoding AAA family ATPase yields the protein MTEPDAQTPPTISAPPPPPAPSAATSPAATPAPTPAPGEKPAPTEAEMARATGVLKTISDAYSAKMVGQERLRTSLLVSLIAGGHILLESVPGLAKTTAASTLADTVKAQFKRIQCTPDLLPSDITGNQIYDAATGTFRTVLGPVHANFVLLDEINRSSAKTQSAMLEAMQEHQTTIGGEIHPLPKPFLVIATQNPIEQEGTYELPEAQMDRFLLKEIVEYPSPADEFEILSRIDSGVLDPDRHVSSAVTLDDVHLLQDVASRIYVDPAIRNYIVSLAYVTRNPAPYIGEERARYIKYGASPRASIAFLQASRALALLNGRAHVLPEDIRALRHLVLRHRVLLTFEADAEGIRSEEIIDQIFASVPTP from the coding sequence ATGACCGAGCCCGACGCGCAGACTCCGCCGACGATCTCCGCACCGCCGCCCCCGCCCGCTCCCTCCGCCGCGACCTCGCCCGCCGCCACCCCGGCTCCGACGCCCGCGCCCGGCGAGAAGCCCGCACCCACCGAGGCCGAGATGGCCCGCGCCACCGGCGTGCTGAAGACCATCTCCGACGCGTACTCGGCGAAGATGGTCGGCCAGGAGCGCCTGCGCACCAGCCTGCTCGTCTCGCTCATCGCGGGCGGCCACATCCTGCTGGAGAGCGTGCCGGGTCTCGCGAAGACCACCGCCGCGAGCACCCTGGCCGACACCGTGAAGGCGCAGTTCAAGCGCATCCAGTGCACGCCCGACCTGCTGCCCAGCGACATCACGGGCAACCAGATCTACGACGCCGCGACCGGCACGTTCCGCACCGTGCTCGGCCCCGTGCACGCCAACTTCGTGCTGCTCGACGAGATCAACCGCTCCAGCGCCAAGACCCAGAGCGCGATGCTCGAGGCGATGCAGGAGCACCAGACCACGATCGGCGGCGAGATCCACCCGCTGCCGAAGCCGTTCCTGGTGATCGCGACGCAGAACCCCATCGAGCAGGAGGGCACCTACGAGCTGCCCGAGGCGCAGATGGACCGGTTCCTGCTGAAGGAGATCGTCGAGTACCCGAGCCCCGCCGACGAGTTCGAGATCCTCAGCCGCATCGACTCCGGCGTGCTCGACCCCGACCGGCACGTGTCCAGCGCCGTCACGCTCGACGACGTGCACCTGCTGCAAGACGTCGCGAGCCGCATCTACGTCGACCCCGCGATCCGCAACTACATCGTGTCGCTCGCCTACGTCACCCGGAATCCGGCGCCGTACATCGGCGAGGAGCGCGCCCGCTACATCAAGTACGGCGCCAGCCCCCGCGCGAGCATCGCGTTCCTGCAGGCGTCGCGAGCCCTCGCCCTCCTGAACGGACGCGCGCACGTGCTGCCGGAGGACATCCGCGCCCTCCGGCACCTCGTGCTGCGCCACCGCGTGCTGCTGACGTTCGAGGCCGACGCCGAGGGCATCCGCAGCGAGGAGATCATCGACCAGATCTTCGCCTCGGTCCCCACGCCCTGA
- a CDS encoding DMT family transporter — translation MPHTPTPEPTVEQRAPGRRQGVLVLLAAVVTVVLWASAFIGIRGAGPHYDPGALALLRMAVGTLALTVIALRHGIRLPDRRQWLLIVLWGVGWFCVYNLALNSAERTLDAGTAAMVVNLAPLMVVVFSGLFLREGFPRPLIIGAPIAFLGVVLIGMNSTSSTGPDITGLLLALLAAVMYAGCTLLQKHLLSGGADATTLTWLGAAAGTIALLPWIGPLVADVQSAPLDATLWVVYLGVFPTAIAFTTWAYVLQRSTAGKTSATTYVVPALAILMSWMILGEVPTPLMFVGGALCLLGVLITRLRWRRAR, via the coding sequence GTGCCGCACACCCCCACGCCAGAGCCCACGGTCGAGCAGCGCGCGCCCGGCCGCCGTCAGGGCGTGCTCGTCCTCCTCGCCGCCGTGGTCACGGTGGTGCTCTGGGCCTCGGCGTTCATCGGCATCCGCGGAGCGGGCCCGCACTACGACCCCGGTGCGCTCGCGCTGCTGCGCATGGCCGTCGGCACGCTCGCGCTGACGGTGATCGCGCTCCGCCACGGCATCCGCCTCCCCGACCGGCGGCAGTGGCTGCTCATCGTGCTGTGGGGCGTCGGATGGTTCTGCGTGTACAACCTGGCCCTGAACAGCGCGGAGCGCACGCTCGACGCGGGGACGGCGGCGATGGTGGTCAATCTGGCTCCGCTCATGGTGGTGGTGTTCAGCGGACTGTTCCTGCGGGAGGGCTTCCCTCGCCCGCTGATCATCGGCGCACCCATCGCGTTCCTCGGCGTGGTGCTGATCGGCATGAACTCCACGAGCAGCACCGGTCCGGACATCACCGGGCTCCTGCTCGCTCTGCTGGCCGCGGTCATGTACGCCGGATGCACGCTGCTGCAGAAGCACCTGCTGAGCGGGGGTGCCGACGCGACCACGCTCACGTGGCTCGGCGCGGCCGCGGGCACGATCGCCCTGCTGCCGTGGATCGGTCCGCTCGTGGCCGACGTGCAGTCCGCGCCCCTCGACGCGACCCTGTGGGTGGTGTACCTGGGCGTGTTCCCCACGGCGATCGCGTTCACCACCTGGGCGTACGTGCTGCAGCGCAGTACCGCGGGCAAGACCTCCGCCACGACCTACGTCGTCCCGGCGCTCGCGATCCTGATGTCGTGGATGATCCTGGGCGAGGTGCCGACGCCGCTCATGTTCGTCGGTGGCGCCCTGTGCCTGCTCGGGGTGCTCATCACGCGCCTGCGCTGGCGCCGCGCCCGCTGA
- a CDS encoding NAD(P)/FAD-dependent oxidoreductase, with protein MTNSERVAIIGAGPSGMAQLRAFESAARAGADIPDLVCFEKQADWGGQWNYTWRTGLDEFGEPVHSSMYRNLWSNGPKEALEFADYTFDEHFGRPISSYPPRPVLWDYIAGRLAKTRVRDLIRFQTAVRWVEFDEEREVFTLTSEHLPTGATTTEEFDRVVVASGHFSFPNVPHVDGIETFPGSISHAHDFRGAEALAGRDVLVIGSSYSAEDIGSQAFKMGARSVTASYRSAPMGYDWPEGFEERPVVQRFDGSVAHFADGTSMRVDAVILCTGYLHRYPFLPGDLALSSPNNVYPDGLYRGVLWQQNPRLAYLGAQDQWFTFNMFDAQAWFVRDVILGRIELPDEAERAASIAQWRERFDRIDSAATEIRFQADYIRDLLECTDYPAFDLDRVVEIFLAWKRDKKADIMGYRDRVYASVMTGTLAAVHHTPWLEELDDSLDRYLDVDPDARGAALLTGDPAADDDEREALLPA; from the coding sequence GTGACGAACAGTGAACGAGTAGCGATCATCGGTGCCGGCCCCTCGGGGATGGCACAGCTGCGGGCCTTCGAGTCCGCGGCCCGTGCGGGGGCGGACATCCCCGACCTGGTCTGCTTCGAGAAGCAGGCCGACTGGGGCGGCCAGTGGAACTACACCTGGCGCACCGGACTGGACGAGTTCGGCGAGCCCGTGCACTCCAGCATGTACCGCAACCTGTGGTCGAACGGCCCGAAGGAGGCGCTGGAGTTCGCCGACTACACCTTCGACGAGCACTTCGGCCGTCCGATCTCGTCGTATCCGCCGCGCCCCGTGCTGTGGGACTACATCGCCGGACGCCTCGCGAAGACGCGGGTGCGCGACCTGATCCGCTTCCAGACCGCCGTGCGCTGGGTGGAGTTCGACGAGGAGCGCGAGGTGTTCACGCTCACCAGCGAGCACCTGCCCACCGGAGCGACGACCACGGAGGAGTTCGACCGCGTGGTGGTGGCCAGCGGGCACTTCTCCTTCCCGAACGTGCCGCACGTCGACGGCATCGAGACCTTCCCCGGATCGATCTCGCACGCGCACGACTTCCGCGGTGCCGAAGCGCTGGCCGGCCGCGACGTGCTCGTGATCGGGTCGAGCTACTCCGCGGAGGACATCGGCAGCCAGGCGTTCAAGATGGGCGCCCGCTCCGTCACCGCCAGCTACCGCTCCGCGCCCATGGGGTACGACTGGCCGGAGGGCTTCGAGGAGCGTCCGGTCGTGCAACGGTTCGACGGCAGCGTGGCGCACTTCGCCGACGGCACCTCCATGCGCGTGGATGCGGTGATCCTCTGCACCGGCTACCTGCACCGGTACCCCTTCCTCCCGGGCGACCTCGCACTGTCGTCGCCCAACAACGTCTACCCGGACGGGCTCTACCGCGGTGTGCTGTGGCAGCAGAACCCGCGGCTGGCGTACCTGGGCGCGCAGGACCAGTGGTTCACGTTCAACATGTTCGACGCGCAGGCGTGGTTCGTGCGCGACGTGATCCTCGGTCGCATCGAGCTCCCCGACGAGGCGGAGCGGGCGGCCTCGATCGCGCAGTGGCGGGAGCGCTTCGACCGGATCGACTCGGCGGCGACCGAGATCCGCTTCCAGGCGGACTACATCCGTGACCTCCTGGAGTGCACCGACTATCCGGCGTTCGACCTCGACCGCGTCGTCGAGATCTTCCTGGCGTGGAAGCGCGACAAGAAGGCGGACATCATGGGGTACCGCGACCGCGTGTACGCCTCGGTCATGACGGGCACCCTCGCCGCCGTGCATCACACGCCCTGGCTGGAGGAGCTCGACGACTCGCTCGACCGCTACCTCGACGTGGACCCGGATGCCCGTGGCGCGGCGCTGCTCACCGGCGACCCGGCGGCGGACGACGACGAGCGCGAGGCGTTGCTGCCCGCCTGA